DNA sequence from the Magnetococcales bacterium genome:
GTCGAGAACAATTTAAACCGAGGAGAGGGTTATGCCGGTCAAAGCGGGTGGGCAGATGATGCCCCAGAATGGTTTCCCACCGAATGGTTTCCCCAAGGAGTTTGAATGGGGTGGTAATGCGGGCGCCGCTCCTGGCAACCCGTTCTGTCCGATCGGCGGAAAGATGCAGACCAAGGCAGCTGGGCTGCCTGCGAAAGCCGCCGCTCCAGGCGCTGCCCAACCACCCGCTGCCGGTCAGCCGCCGTGCCCTGTGCCAGCCGGGGAGTGGGAAGCCCCCGAGACGCCCAAGGCCAAAGCGAAAGTGAAAGCCAAGGCCGGAGCCGCCAAAACGGGTGCCGCCAAGGCCGGAGCCGCCAAAACTGGCATCGCCCCCGTGGCGCCCGCGCCGGATGCCAATGCGCAAACCGTGGCCATGACCACCACCAAATCTGCCGTTGGCGTCGGCGCTGCTGCCAAAGCGGGTGGAACCATTTGGACCGGGACAGGAACCAGCCTCGGGTTGGGACTCGGACTGGGCGCATGGGGTCCGGTCCTTCTGGTCGGCGTGGCAACGGCCATCGGGCTCGGCACCTACTACTACATGAAAAAGCGTCACCAGATCAGTGCCGAGGAGTTGACCGAAACGATCAGCTGATTGGGTAGCGGTCGTTTTTTCGCCACTCTATTGTCACGGATCACGTCCATGCCAAAAAATGAAAATGGCCGCAGATATGTCCACAGGCAGCGATCTGCAAAAAGCCGAATCGTCGCCATGTTCAGTTATCTGGGGGTTCTGTGTCTGGTTCCCCTTATCCTGAACAGAGATGACGAATACGTCCACTTCCATGCCCGCCAGGGCACGGTTCTGTGGACTTGGGCGACCCTCTCTGTCCTGGCCTTGCACATTCCTATCATCGGCCCACTTTTCTTCAGTTTCTCCTTTGCGCTGATCGCCCTGCTCTCCCTGGTCGGCATCGTGTCGGTATTTTTCTCCCGGGCCTGGAAGATACCGTTTATCAGCTATCTGGCGAGCAAGATTTAACCAGCGCCTTGCTGTGTAGAAGCCTGTTGGCGACCGTTGACGCCCGGCCATGCATGAAGACCTGACGAGGCGGGATCCGGGAAATTCCCCGGATCCCGCCTCGTCGTTCAGGCCTGAAGTGGAGCCAGGAGGTGCGGGTTCAGGAGACGGCAGGCGCGGCGGCGCTCTGGATCTCCACGACTGTCTTGGGCTGCGGAACGCGGGACGCATGCTTGATGACGACATGGCTCATCCAGGAGATCGCCAGGACAACCCCCACCAAACCCAAAGCCGGCCCGACCAGCGCAAGACCCAGCGAACCCGCCTTGACCGTACCCGTCAACCCCGGT
Encoded proteins:
- a CDS encoding magnetic particle specific iron-binding protein — its product is MKAKAGAAKTGAAKAGAAKTGIAPVAPAPDANAQTVAMTTTKSAVGVGAAAKAGGTIWTGTGTSLGLGLGLGAWGPVLLVGVATAIGLGTYYYMKKRHQISAEELTETIS